One genomic segment of Microbacterium sp. ProA8 includes these proteins:
- the hpt gene encoding hypoxanthine phosphoribosyltransferase, with product MRAADVSSDLTEVLVTEEEIRAKLDEIAAQVDADYADEDLLLVGVLKGAVMVMADFSRALTKHITMDWMAVSSYGAGTKSSGVVQIRKDLDTDILGKHVLIVEDIIDSGLTLSWLLENFAARGAASVEVFALLRKPEAAKVEVNCKYVGFDIPTEFVVGYGLDYAEKYRNLRDVAVLAPHVYS from the coding sequence ATGCGCGCGGCCGACGTCTCCAGCGACCTCACGGAAGTCCTCGTCACAGAGGAGGAGATCCGGGCGAAGCTCGACGAGATCGCGGCGCAGGTCGACGCGGACTACGCGGACGAGGATCTGCTGCTGGTCGGCGTGCTCAAGGGTGCGGTCATGGTGATGGCGGACTTCTCCCGTGCGCTCACGAAGCACATCACCATGGACTGGATGGCGGTCTCGTCGTACGGTGCGGGCACCAAGTCCAGCGGCGTCGTGCAGATCCGCAAGGACCTCGACACCGACATCCTCGGCAAGCACGTGCTCATCGTCGAGGACATCATCGACTCGGGCCTGACCCTGAGCTGGCTGCTGGAGAACTTCGCGGCTCGTGGTGCGGCATCCGTCGAGGTCTTCGCGCTCCTGCGCAAGCCCGAGGCCGCCAAGGTCGAGGTGAACTGCAAGTACGTGGGGTTCGACATCCCCACCGAGTTCGTCGTGGGCTACGGCCTCGACTACGCCGAGAAGTACCGCAACCTCCGCGACGTCGCCGTCCTCGCCCCGCACGTCTACTCGTAG